The Streptomyces sp. NBC_01775 genome includes a region encoding these proteins:
- a CDS encoding MSMEG_1061 family FMN-dependent PPOX-type flavoprotein: MPEAADRTGFVELGSSEDLRELLGPPHPVVVDKVHQRLVDADLDMLARSPFCLLATSDADGNCDASPRGGEPGFARVLDPGTLVLPDLPGNRRGDSFHNVLENPHVGLVFLIPNSTDVLRINGRARLLRDASFFDAMARKGRRPRLALVVETDEIYRHCPQSLNRARLWDEDDR, translated from the coding sequence CTGCCGGAGGCCGCCGACCGTACCGGCTTCGTCGAGCTGGGTTCCTCGGAGGACCTCCGCGAACTGCTCGGCCCGCCGCACCCCGTGGTGGTGGACAAGGTGCACCAGCGGCTGGTCGACGCCGATCTGGACATGCTGGCGCGCTCACCGTTCTGTCTGCTCGCCACCTCCGACGCGGACGGCAACTGCGACGCGTCCCCGCGTGGCGGCGAACCCGGGTTCGCCCGCGTCCTCGACCCGGGCACGCTGGTGTTGCCGGACCTCCCCGGCAACCGCCGGGGCGACAGCTTCCACAACGTCCTGGAGAACCCGCACGTCGGCCTCGTCTTCCTCATCCCCAACTCCACCGACGTGCTGCGGATCAACGGTCGCGCGCGCCTCCTCCGGGACGCGTCGTTCTTCGACGCGATGGCGCGCAAGGGCCGCCGTCCGCGGCTGGCCCTCGTGGTCGAGACCGACGAGATCTACCGGCACTGCCCGCAGTCGCTGAACCGCGCCCGGCTGTGGGACGAGGACGACCGTTAG
- a CDS encoding MMPL family transporter, translating into MLRRMASLPGGRVAKWVILALWVALLVPALMLAGKLGDVEENDNSAWLPGNAESTKVVERTEKFQLGDTVPAIVIYDRPEGVTSADMAEARADAEDFKAIKNVVGQPQGPLKAKDGKAIQTVVQVHKDKTGWEGIGEVVDAMNAVGEKSAGGPGFHVTGPGGYASDSIKAFSGGGGLTTITALVVVVILLLTYRSPVLPLLPLLTVGVALVTSEAVIYLLAKNAGLTVNKQTSFILTVLVFGAATDYALLLISRYREELRRHEDRHEAMAEALRRSSPAIIASAATVAVSLMLLMLATLNSTKGLGPACAVGVLVGLLAMVTLMPALLVICGRWIFWPVKPLYSKSPHGAAGAAGAAEESVWTRVGTAVSGRPRIVWIGTSLVLGVMALGALGLKADGLSNKDQFTNEPQMAVGEEIQAKHFPVGSGDPIYVVAKAASAEQVRTALSGVTGVAAVSAPMVEDGEAVMLGELKDDPSSTAAMRTVEQSRTAVHRIEGADARVGGNAAVVLDTQEAAARDSKVIIPIVLIVVFLILALLLRAIVAPLLLIATVVLSFGAALGVSSLVFNHVFHFAGAEASFPLLTFVFLVALGIDYNIFLVTRVREVTLLHGTRHGALMGLSATGGVITSAGLVLAGTFAAMASLPLVFAAELGFAVAFGVLLDTMIVRSVLVTALTLDVGRWMWWPGKLFRRHEHQQVRTGARHEVVTG; encoded by the coding sequence ATGCTGCGAAGAATGGCGTCCTTGCCCGGTGGCAGGGTGGCGAAATGGGTGATCCTCGCCCTCTGGGTGGCCTTGCTCGTCCCGGCGCTCATGCTGGCCGGCAAGCTCGGCGACGTTGAGGAGAACGACAATTCCGCCTGGCTGCCCGGTAACGCGGAGTCGACCAAGGTCGTCGAGCGGACCGAGAAGTTCCAGCTTGGCGACACCGTGCCCGCGATTGTGATCTACGACCGGCCCGAGGGCGTCACCTCTGCCGACATGGCCGAGGCACGAGCCGACGCCGAAGACTTCAAGGCCATCAAAAACGTCGTCGGCCAGCCACAGGGCCCGTTGAAGGCCAAGGACGGCAAGGCCATCCAGACCGTGGTCCAGGTCCACAAGGACAAGACGGGCTGGGAAGGGATCGGCGAGGTCGTCGACGCGATGAACGCGGTCGGGGAGAAGAGCGCGGGCGGTCCCGGATTCCACGTCACCGGCCCAGGCGGTTACGCATCCGACTCGATCAAGGCCTTCAGCGGAGGAGGCGGCCTGACAACGATCACCGCGTTGGTGGTGGTCGTGATCCTGCTGCTCACCTACCGCAGCCCGGTGCTGCCACTGTTGCCACTGCTGACCGTCGGCGTCGCCCTGGTCACGTCGGAAGCGGTGATCTACCTGCTGGCGAAGAACGCCGGCCTCACCGTCAACAAGCAGACCAGCTTCATCCTGACCGTGCTCGTGTTCGGCGCCGCCACCGACTACGCACTACTGCTCATCTCGCGGTACCGAGAGGAGTTGCGGCGGCACGAGGACCGCCACGAGGCGATGGCGGAGGCCCTGCGCCGCTCCAGTCCCGCGATCATCGCCAGCGCCGCGACCGTCGCGGTCAGCCTGATGCTGCTGATGCTGGCCACCCTCAACTCCACCAAGGGGCTCGGACCTGCCTGCGCCGTCGGCGTCCTCGTCGGGCTGCTCGCCATGGTCACCCTGATGCCGGCCCTGCTGGTCATCTGTGGCCGCTGGATCTTCTGGCCGGTGAAGCCGCTGTATTCGAAGTCGCCTCACGGAGCGGCCGGAGCAGCCGGAGCGGCCGAGGAGAGCGTCTGGACCCGGGTCGGCACCGCCGTCTCGGGCCGGCCGCGGATCGTGTGGATCGGCACCTCCCTCGTCCTCGGCGTCATGGCGCTCGGGGCGCTCGGGCTCAAGGCCGACGGGCTCTCCAACAAGGACCAGTTCACCAACGAGCCACAGATGGCTGTCGGTGAGGAGATCCAGGCGAAGCACTTCCCGGTGGGGTCGGGCGACCCCATCTACGTCGTGGCCAAGGCCGCCTCGGCGGAGCAGGTGAGGACCGCGCTGTCCGGCGTCACCGGAGTCGCCGCTGTGTCGGCGCCGATGGTCGAGGACGGTGAGGCCGTCATGCTCGGGGAGCTCAAGGACGATCCCAGCAGTACGGCCGCGATGCGCACCGTCGAGCAGTCCAGAACCGCGGTCCACAGGATCGAGGGTGCGGATGCCCGGGTCGGCGGCAACGCGGCGGTCGTTCTCGACACACAGGAAGCCGCCGCCCGCGACTCCAAGGTGATCATCCCCATCGTGCTGATCGTGGTGTTCCTCATCCTCGCGCTGCTGCTGCGGGCGATCGTCGCACCACTGCTGCTCATAGCGACGGTGGTGCTGTCGTTCGGAGCGGCCCTCGGCGTGAGCAGTCTGGTGTTCAACCACGTGTTCCACTTCGCCGGAGCGGAAGCCTCCTTCCCGCTCCTGACGTTCGTGTTCCTGGTCGCCCTGGGTATCGACTACAACATCTTCCTGGTCACCCGGGTGCGTGAAGTGACGCTGCTGCACGGCACCCGGCACGGCGCGCTGATGGGGCTGTCCGCCACCGGGGGTGTGATCACCTCAGCGGGTCTGGTGCTGGCCGGCACCTTCGCGGCGATGGCCTCGCTGCCGCTGGTGTTCGCGGCCGAGCTGGGGTTCGCGGTGGCGTTCGGCGTGCTGCTGGACACCATGATCGTCCGCTCGGTGCTGGTCACCGCGCTGACCCTGGACGTGGGTCGATGGATGTGGTGGCCCGGCAAACTGTTCAGGCGTCACGAGCACCAGCAGGTGCGCACCGGGGCACGGCACGAGGTGGTCACCGGCTAA
- a CDS encoding sigma-70 family RNA polymerase sigma factor — protein sequence MFSDHRELLFSIVYNMLADVADTEDVLQETWLAWTARNQTPSAEPIDNPRAYLVRIAVNRALAHQAAISRRRETYIGPWLPEPLVSPLTGTSVPDDAADAAVRAESVSMALLVILETLTPLERGVFVLHEVFGYAHTETAEILGRSPSAIRQLAHRAREHVHARRPRYEPAPHVRQQVTERFLAAALGSDLDALLEILAPEVTLWGDRGGKGHAAKGPRPLHGRDKVARLLAAIAPGSGKGLDIAYRSVNGDPSAVLFAGDTPYAVLVLDLTPDDDQVCGIYAVTNPDKLSHVH from the coding sequence GTGTTCAGCGACCACCGGGAGCTGCTGTTCTCCATCGTCTACAACATGCTTGCCGACGTCGCCGACACCGAGGACGTGTTGCAGGAGACATGGCTGGCGTGGACGGCCAGAAACCAGACACCGAGCGCGGAGCCGATCGACAACCCGCGCGCCTACCTGGTGCGGATCGCGGTGAACCGGGCCCTCGCCCACCAGGCCGCCATCAGCCGCCGCCGGGAAACCTACATCGGGCCATGGCTGCCTGAACCGCTCGTCAGCCCCCTCACCGGCACTTCCGTACCCGACGATGCCGCTGACGCGGCAGTGCGCGCCGAGTCGGTGTCGATGGCGCTGCTGGTGATCCTGGAGACCCTCACGCCGCTGGAACGCGGGGTGTTCGTCCTGCACGAGGTGTTCGGCTACGCCCACACCGAGACCGCGGAAATCCTCGGCCGCAGCCCCTCGGCGATTCGTCAGCTCGCCCATCGCGCCCGCGAGCACGTCCATGCCCGGCGCCCCCGCTACGAGCCCGCCCCGCACGTCCGGCAGCAGGTGACCGAGCGGTTCCTGGCCGCCGCGCTCGGCAGTGACCTGGACGCCCTCCTGGAGATCCTGGCGCCGGAGGTGACCTTGTGGGGTGACCGCGGAGGCAAGGGTCACGCAGCGAAGGGCCCCCGGCCGCTCCACGGCCGGGACAAGGTCGCCCGCCTGCTCGCCGCTATCGCCCCCGGCTCCGGCAAAGGCCTCGACATCGCCTACCGCAGCGTCAACGGCGACCCGTCGGCGGTGCTGTTCGCCGGTGACACCCCCTACGCCGTCCTCGTCCTCGACCTCACTCCGGACGACGATCAGGTGTGCGGGATCTACGCCGTCACCAATCCCGACAAGCTCTCCCACGTCCACTGA
- a CDS encoding ATP-grasp domain-containing protein, which yields MPTMIVIGYRPDLDRALRRRGLDPYYLVQAQVSPLKGRNFKFVTDIENVQEVLRAVLSARIEDAAGVLSVHEMGVFGAAYLRQALNLPGNTDSKTALYFRDKYLQKSSLPPQIKRARCRYVSKDTSFAELVGDLGDTFVIKPATGAGSLRTHIVRTPEEYSQAVKPLPSRSDVEIVAESFIDAPEVYIDGIWNNGDLQWSSMSNYHISPLSAAQGGVLAAYVLDKRRNPTLFAEAEKLTGQVLTSLGAPDCVFHLEMFREESGLTFGECAIRLPGALSPQVNELTFGVDLFDVEISLALGEEPVKASGKDAPDRFHGYILLRRSSRGNLTREDFERNFAFDEIEYSSSLDTPIGPYGRVGQAIVSDEDELKLQKTIEEIVRFNEVG from the coding sequence GTGCCGACAATGATCGTTATCGGATACAGGCCGGATCTCGATCGTGCGCTGCGGCGCCGGGGCTTGGATCCTTACTATCTCGTGCAGGCACAGGTGAGCCCGTTAAAGGGTCGGAATTTCAAGTTCGTAACCGATATCGAGAACGTGCAGGAAGTATTGCGCGCAGTGCTGTCCGCACGCATTGAAGATGCGGCAGGAGTGCTTAGCGTCCATGAAATGGGCGTCTTTGGCGCAGCCTACTTGCGGCAGGCGCTCAACCTTCCCGGAAATACGGATTCAAAGACGGCTCTTTATTTCCGGGACAAGTATCTTCAGAAGAGCAGCTTGCCGCCTCAGATAAAGCGAGCACGCTGCCGGTATGTTTCGAAAGATACTTCGTTCGCAGAGCTTGTCGGCGACCTGGGCGATACCTTCGTCATCAAGCCCGCGACCGGAGCCGGCTCTCTCCGTACGCATATCGTTCGGACTCCCGAAGAGTATTCACAGGCGGTGAAGCCGCTTCCGAGCCGGTCGGATGTCGAGATCGTCGCCGAATCTTTCATAGATGCCCCGGAAGTCTACATTGACGGCATCTGGAACAATGGTGATCTTCAATGGTCGTCCATGAGCAACTATCACATCTCGCCGCTCAGTGCTGCACAAGGCGGCGTATTGGCTGCATACGTGCTGGACAAAAGGCGGAATCCAACGCTGTTCGCCGAGGCGGAGAAACTCACAGGACAGGTGCTCACAAGCCTGGGTGCACCTGACTGTGTATTCCATCTGGAGATGTTCAGGGAAGAATCGGGTCTGACCTTTGGCGAGTGCGCCATTCGCCTCCCGGGAGCACTGTCCCCGCAGGTGAACGAATTGACGTTCGGCGTCGATCTCTTTGACGTCGAAATCAGTCTCGCGCTTGGCGAAGAGCCGGTCAAAGCCTCGGGCAAAGATGCGCCGGACCGCTTCCACGGGTACATACTTCTGCGCCGCTCCAGCAGAGGAAATTTGACCCGAGAAGATTTCGAGCGCAACTTCGCTTTCGACGAGATCGAGTATTCTTCGTCGCTCGACACACCGATCGGCCCGTATGGTCGGGTGGGGCAGGCAATCGTATCCGACGAGGATGAACTGAAACTGCAAAAAACGATCGAAGAGATCGTGCGATTCAACGAGGTAGGCTGA
- a CDS encoding non-ribosomal peptide synthetase encodes MQEQSPASTLPQLLESAARDTSRGITFIGGSFLSYAELRECAYRISKGLRNHGTAPGERVLIAANDPEDFFRAFWGCVLGGLVPCPIALPADPSRLQTQLEYLRVLLGDPLVVISKTAHGDLPDVGLCTVTVEELGHASAEDAQHHASAPEDLALLMLTSGSTGSSKAVSLTHANLLAAQAGKAGALELGPDDTTMNWISTDHIAAIEAHLLPMLNGADQVMATPATVLADPAEFLGLLAAHRVRVTFTPNFLFGQINQALAQRPVPPQELDLSQVRYIISGGEATVTATVRAFLDTLSRYGLRKDVIVPAFGMTETCAGSVFNRDFATRDLDVEFPPLGRPVRGLRIRITDGAGEVLCSTDRPGGAEPGEVQLRGPMVTRGYFNNDQATAQAFTPDGWFRTGDLGHLDSEGRLTLVGRTKDSIIVNGVNYYSHDLEAVLDGLDEVQRGQVAAFPIRPGGADSEQLAVAFVPADDPADDTAVYRALVAIRSSTVMHWGFRPQLILPVAGTDIPRGNLGKIQRSRLRTAVEDGSLDEAARRAGEVSVGFLGAYVAPEGDAETALAGIYARVLNTSRVPATTSFFDLGGTSLDVLRLKLEIQAEFGIEEVPMSTLLQAPTVRALAGRLAAGQGTDGDSAYDPLVPLQITGDGTPLFCVHPGLGEVLVFINLAKYFTGERPFYALRARGFGQGETNFGSFGEMVSTYVAAIRRAQPEGPYAVAGYSYGGAVAFEIAKRLEAEGDEVRFVGVFNLPPRIADRMNEITFTDGAINLALFLELIDAADIEGLTTTLRHLSEDDQLAFLIDHAPKRRLTELDLTVERFTAWVHLAQSMVHVGRTYEPSGSVSDVRVFYCTPLKGTKQEWLDDQLRHWDDFTRTPNTYIEVDGEHYTLMSPQHVQTFQATLRHELARALG; translated from the coding sequence ATGCAGGAACAAAGTCCCGCTTCGACGCTCCCGCAGCTGCTTGAGAGCGCGGCTCGCGACACATCTCGTGGCATCACATTCATCGGCGGCTCCTTCCTGTCATACGCGGAGCTGCGGGAATGTGCCTACCGGATTTCGAAAGGACTGCGAAACCACGGCACCGCGCCGGGCGAACGGGTGCTGATCGCGGCCAATGACCCCGAGGATTTCTTCCGTGCCTTCTGGGGGTGTGTGCTGGGCGGCCTCGTGCCCTGCCCGATCGCCCTGCCAGCCGACCCTTCCCGCTTGCAGACGCAACTGGAATATCTGCGCGTGCTCCTGGGCGACCCGTTGGTGGTCATTTCCAAGACGGCCCACGGAGACCTGCCCGACGTCGGGTTGTGCACCGTCACGGTGGAGGAATTGGGCCACGCCTCGGCTGAAGACGCTCAGCACCATGCGTCCGCTCCCGAAGACCTCGCCTTACTGATGCTCACCTCCGGGTCCACCGGATCGAGCAAAGCGGTCAGCCTCACCCACGCCAACCTGCTGGCGGCCCAGGCCGGCAAGGCAGGGGCGCTGGAACTGGGGCCCGACGACACCACGATGAACTGGATCTCGACCGATCACATAGCCGCGATCGAGGCACACCTGCTGCCGATGCTCAATGGCGCCGACCAGGTCATGGCAACTCCGGCGACGGTGCTGGCGGACCCCGCGGAATTCCTCGGACTGCTCGCGGCCCATCGCGTGAGAGTGACCTTCACTCCCAACTTCTTGTTCGGACAGATCAATCAAGCACTCGCCCAGCGGCCTGTCCCGCCGCAGGAGCTGGACCTGTCGCAGGTGCGCTACATCATCTCGGGCGGTGAGGCCACCGTGACCGCCACCGTACGGGCGTTCCTGGACACCCTTTCCCGCTACGGGCTTCGCAAGGACGTGATCGTGCCCGCCTTCGGGATGACCGAGACGTGCGCGGGCAGCGTCTTCAACCGCGATTTCGCCACCCGTGACCTGGACGTGGAATTCCCTCCGCTGGGCCGCCCGGTGCGAGGCTTGCGCATTCGCATCACCGACGGCGCCGGCGAGGTGCTGTGCTCCACCGACCGGCCGGGGGGCGCCGAGCCGGGCGAGGTGCAACTGCGTGGCCCGATGGTGACCCGCGGGTACTTCAACAACGACCAGGCCACCGCACAGGCTTTCACTCCCGACGGCTGGTTCCGCACCGGTGACCTGGGCCACCTCGACTCCGAAGGCCGGCTCACGCTGGTCGGCCGGACCAAGGACTCCATCATCGTCAACGGAGTCAATTACTACAGCCACGACCTGGAAGCAGTCCTGGACGGGCTGGACGAGGTGCAGCGCGGACAGGTCGCGGCTTTCCCGATCCGGCCCGGCGGAGCCGATTCCGAACAGCTCGCCGTCGCGTTCGTCCCCGCGGACGATCCCGCCGACGACACAGCCGTGTACCGGGCGCTCGTAGCGATCCGCAGCTCTACGGTGATGCATTGGGGATTCCGCCCCCAGCTGATTCTCCCCGTCGCCGGGACCGACATTCCCCGTGGCAATCTCGGCAAGATCCAGCGGTCCCGGCTGCGCACAGCGGTCGAGGACGGGAGCCTGGACGAGGCGGCCCGCCGGGCGGGTGAGGTGAGCGTCGGATTCCTCGGCGCCTACGTGGCACCCGAAGGGGACGCCGAGACCGCATTGGCCGGCATCTACGCCCGCGTACTGAACACCAGCAGGGTGCCGGCGACCACCAGCTTCTTCGACCTGGGCGGGACCTCGCTGGACGTGCTGCGGCTCAAGCTGGAAATTCAGGCCGAATTCGGCATCGAAGAGGTGCCGATGTCCACGCTCCTCCAGGCCCCGACCGTGCGAGCACTGGCCGGCCGCCTGGCCGCCGGGCAGGGCACCGACGGGGATTCCGCCTACGATCCGCTGGTGCCACTGCAAATCACCGGGGACGGGACGCCGTTGTTCTGCGTACATCCCGGCCTGGGAGAGGTGCTGGTGTTCATCAATCTCGCCAAGTACTTCACCGGAGAGCGGCCGTTCTACGCGTTGCGGGCACGTGGTTTCGGACAGGGCGAGACCAACTTCGGATCGTTCGGCGAAATGGTCTCCACCTATGTGGCGGCGATCCGGCGGGCACAGCCCGAAGGCCCTTATGCCGTCGCCGGATACTCCTACGGCGGGGCGGTCGCCTTCGAGATCGCCAAACGGCTGGAGGCCGAGGGCGACGAGGTCAGGTTCGTGGGTGTCTTCAACCTGCCGCCGCGCATAGCCGACCGCATGAATGAGATCACCTTCACCGACGGTGCCATCAACCTGGCGCTGTTCCTCGAACTGATCGACGCCGCCGACATCGAAGGGCTGACCACCACCCTCCGCCACCTGTCCGAAGACGACCAGCTGGCCTTTCTGATCGACCATGCGCCGAAGCGGCGCCTGACCGAACTGGACCTCACCGTCGAACGGTTCACCGCCTGGGTGCACCTGGCTCAGAGCATGGTGCACGTGGGCCGCACCTACGAACCGTCGGGGTCGGTCAGCGACGTGCGGGTGTTCTACTGCACTCCGCTGAAAGGCACCAAACAGGAGTGGCTGGATGACCAGCTGCGTCACTGGGACGACTTCACCCGTACCCCCAACACGTACATCGAAGTGGACGGGGAGCACTACACCCTGATGAGCCCGCAACACGTACAGACCTTCCAGGCAACCCTGCGGCATGAACTTGCCCGCGCGCTCGGCTGA
- a CDS encoding NAD-dependent epimerase/dehydratase family protein, whose translation MQGKKILVTGGTGQVARPVAEALAADNEVWCLGRFGDLAARKALEEQGARTLTWDMATDDLEDLPRDFTHVLHSAVHRGDGQDFGETARVNAVGTARLMTHCAAAEAFLYVSSGVVYNRADRTHRYREDDPLGATAPWLPTYPIAKLSAEGVVQGLAEALSLPAVIARLNIAYGPYGHGGVPMILFNEMRAGQPCAVPREGQNYCNLLHTDDVVRQVPLLWEAARAPARVVNWGGDEEVGITDLLEHMSALTGVPVRLERNDYSRETAIFDHDVRRGLIGDCSVGWRTGIARTLAELFEEYRDRVDAYVDEHAAGMSR comes from the coding sequence ATGCAAGGCAAGAAGATTCTCGTCACCGGCGGGACCGGACAGGTCGCGAGGCCCGTCGCTGAAGCGCTCGCTGCGGACAACGAGGTGTGGTGTCTGGGCCGGTTCGGTGACCTGGCCGCCCGCAAGGCTCTCGAAGAGCAGGGCGCCCGCACCCTCACCTGGGACATGGCCACCGACGATCTGGAGGACCTGCCCCGCGACTTCACCCACGTGCTGCACTCTGCCGTACACCGGGGGGACGGCCAGGACTTCGGGGAAACCGCACGTGTCAACGCCGTCGGCACCGCGCGCCTGATGACACACTGCGCCGCCGCCGAGGCGTTCTTGTACGTCTCCTCCGGGGTGGTCTACAACCGGGCCGATCGCACCCACCGGTACCGGGAGGACGACCCCCTCGGCGCAACAGCGCCCTGGCTGCCGACGTACCCCATCGCCAAGCTCTCCGCCGAAGGGGTGGTGCAGGGCCTGGCCGAAGCACTGTCGTTGCCGGCCGTGATAGCCCGGCTCAACATCGCCTACGGTCCGTACGGCCACGGCGGGGTCCCCATGATCTTGTTCAACGAGATGCGCGCGGGACAGCCGTGCGCGGTGCCCCGCGAAGGGCAGAACTACTGCAATCTGCTGCACACCGATGACGTCGTCCGCCAGGTGCCGCTGCTGTGGGAAGCGGCGCGGGCGCCCGCGCGGGTGGTGAACTGGGGCGGTGACGAAGAGGTCGGCATCACCGACCTGCTGGAACACATGTCCGCGCTCACCGGAGTGCCGGTCCGGCTGGAGCGCAACGACTACAGCCGGGAGACCGCGATCTTCGACCACGACGTCCGCCGCGGCCTCATCGGCGACTGCTCCGTCGGCTGGCGGACCGGTATCGCCCGCACGCTGGCCGAACTGTTCGAGGAGTACCGGGACCGCGTCGACGCGTACGTCGATGAACACGCAGCCGGGATGTCCCGGTGA
- a CDS encoding histidinol-phosphate aminotransferase family protein: MRRPADIDALQHVLCAALGSREPVCSLAQLGQDADAFNTLDPAMLKRPTLVGGGTPYSPTTPAPASHTLDELIRRAQSLDVPQILVPNVRRSDDTSALRAAGLVPVPAGSECVSRLTGDVDDLLRGRVGAGRLRDLRRRHHAASRDVTWERIRLSELDRKPWARDAFAQLHQRHMERYGGSHNPYNPDALDALAHGALADRTEMFVRRRENTVVQVGLLSESHNGRGLYYLTQAIDHEDPAARHNLYVASLYRLYLHARRSGLDWVHLGRGDAEGKRGLGADLFVPLDHWLRAPDLAPPEEEEEPALSRFAAPPVTTVPVPGPARFRHRPRFDLLDLSGNTNPFLGAESRYPELDTVELARTYLTTVSKLPGHEGVGALSTDHLLFTSGAVDGVMLLLAALASPGERVCVTPPTFELYAHFASVLRLPVVEVPLRGEDLSELDTERILAADPRVTILCDPNNPVGTRLGRAQVHALVTGTRGLVVIDEAYVEFSENPSYAELVEEYDNLIVLRTLSKAWGLAGARCGIALAHPGVVDALRRVQVPFGFTNASQRAVRDRLTNSQRALVSIRRIRAERDRMAAALAGHPVVDRVFPSETNFLLVRLHKHERVMDQLRGAGILVADTGGLVPATCRISIGTRRANNTLLEALSSAL; the protein is encoded by the coding sequence ATGCGCAGACCCGCAGACATCGACGCGCTTCAGCACGTGCTGTGCGCTGCCCTCGGATCCCGCGAGCCCGTGTGCTCCTTGGCCCAACTGGGCCAGGACGCCGACGCGTTCAACACGCTGGATCCCGCGATGCTCAAGCGCCCCACCCTGGTCGGCGGCGGGACCCCGTACAGCCCGACCACCCCCGCCCCCGCCTCCCACACCCTCGATGAGCTGATCCGCCGCGCGCAGTCGCTGGACGTGCCGCAGATCCTCGTACCCAACGTGCGCCGCAGCGACGACACCAGCGCGCTGCGGGCAGCGGGGCTCGTGCCCGTCCCCGCCGGCTCCGAGTGCGTTTCGAGGCTGACCGGAGATGTGGACGATCTCCTGCGCGGCCGTGTCGGCGCCGGCCGACTCCGCGATCTGCGTCGCCGCCACCACGCGGCATCCCGTGACGTCACATGGGAGCGGATCCGCCTGAGCGAGCTCGACAGGAAGCCCTGGGCGCGAGATGCCTTCGCACAACTCCACCAGCGCCACATGGAGCGCTACGGCGGCAGCCACAACCCCTACAACCCCGATGCCCTCGACGCACTGGCACACGGCGCGCTGGCGGACCGCACCGAGATGTTCGTGCGCCGCAGAGAGAACACCGTCGTCCAGGTGGGACTGCTGTCGGAGTCCCACAACGGCCGGGGGCTCTACTACCTCACGCAGGCCATTGATCACGAGGACCCCGCCGCACGGCACAACCTCTACGTGGCGTCCTTGTACAGGCTCTACCTCCACGCCCGGCGCTCCGGCCTGGACTGGGTCCACCTCGGCCGAGGGGATGCCGAGGGCAAGCGCGGTCTGGGAGCCGACCTGTTCGTCCCCCTCGACCACTGGCTGCGCGCCCCCGACCTCGCGCCACCGGAGGAAGAGGAGGAGCCGGCGCTTTCACGGTTCGCGGCTCCCCCCGTCACGACGGTGCCGGTCCCGGGCCCGGCCCGCTTCCGCCACCGGCCACGGTTCGACCTGCTTGACCTGTCGGGCAATACCAACCCGTTTCTGGGCGCCGAAAGCCGTTATCCCGAACTCGACACCGTGGAACTTGCCAGAACGTACCTGACCACGGTCTCGAAGCTGCCCGGCCACGAGGGCGTCGGCGCGCTGAGCACGGATCACCTGCTGTTCACCAGTGGGGCGGTCGACGGGGTCATGCTGCTCCTCGCGGCGCTGGCCTCGCCCGGCGAGCGCGTCTGCGTCACGCCTCCCACCTTCGAGCTCTACGCCCACTTCGCCAGCGTCCTGCGGCTGCCTGTCGTCGAGGTGCCGCTGCGCGGTGAGGACCTGTCCGAACTCGACACCGAGCGGATCCTCGCGGCCGATCCGCGGGTGACCATCCTGTGTGACCCGAACAACCCCGTCGGGACCAGGCTCGGCCGGGCCCAGGTGCACGCCCTGGTCACGGGCACGCGTGGGCTGGTGGTGATCGACGAAGCGTATGTCGAGTTCAGCGAGAACCCCTCGTACGCCGAGTTGGTCGAGGAGTACGACAACCTCATCGTGCTCAGGACGCTCTCGAAGGCGTGGGGGCTCGCCGGCGCGCGCTGCGGGATCGCCCTGGCACATCCGGGCGTTGTCGACGCACTGCGGCGGGTACAGGTGCCCTTCGGGTTCACCAACGCATCGCAGCGCGCCGTACGGGATCGGCTGACCAACTCTCAACGGGCGCTCGTCAGCATCCGGCGCATCCGTGCCGAGCGTGACCGGATGGCCGCGGCTCTGGCCGGTCATCCGGTGGTGGATCGCGTGTTCCCCTCGGAGACCAATTTCCTGCTGGTCCGGCTGCACAAGCACGAGCGCGTCATGGACCAGCTTCGCGGCGCGGGAATTCTCGTCGCCGACACCGGAGGCCTCGTCCCCGCCACCTGCCGCATTTCCATAGGCACTCGCCGCGCGAACAACACTCTGCTCGAAGCGCTTTCCTCCGCGCTGTAA